AAGAAGGTGCTGTACTGCTGCAAGACATTAGCTCCCGTATTCAAAACATTCGCCAACTGGCACAAGAGATAGCCACATTGGCACCACAAAGACAAGTGCGTTTGAAAGAAACACTTGAACGTAAACTGGAAGAATGGGTGGGCAAGGAAAACGTAGATGCCAACCGCCTGGAACAGGAACTCATTTACTACATCGAAAAAATTGACATCAGCGAAGAACTGGTGCGCCTCAACAATCACTGCGATTATTTCTTCAGCATTTTGGCTGAACCCGATCCTGCCAAGGGCAAAAAGCTTGGTTTTATTTTGCAGGAAATAGGCCGTGAAATAAACACCACCGGTTCTAAAGCCAACGATGCTGAAATTCAGAAATCGGTAGTGCTGATGAAAGACGAACTGGAAAAAGCCAAAGAACAGGTATTGAATATTTTGTAAGCCATTTGGCAATACCACATGATGCAGAGAAGAATCAACTGGAAGATAAGTGTGCTGAGTTTGCTCGTAACGACTTTGCTGTTGTGCAGTTGCAAACAAGTGGAGTTGTACGAGAGATTGACTAATATACCTGGTGCCCAATGGCAGCGCAGTTTTGTGCCAACCTATAAGTTCGATATTACTGATACCACCCGCTATTACAGCGTATTTGTAGTGCTGCGGCACAGCAATAGTTATCCCTACAGAAATATCTGGTTGAATGTGGGCATTCGCAATCCGCAAGATAGCATGCGTACACAAGCCTTCGACCTGCCGTTGGCCGCCAGCGACAAATGGCTGGGCGTAGGTATGGATGATATTTTTGAACGCCGGGTACTCTTGCTGCCACGACCTGTAAAATTTAATAAAACCGGCAGTATAGAATTTACCCTGCAGCAGCAAATGCGCATCGATCCGCTGCCGCATATACTGCAGGCCGGCATACGGGTTGAGCCCGTGGCCGAATAATCGCATCCACATTTTCTTCAACACCTGAGTGTATGCAATCAGCAAAAAAGAAACTCGCCTTTGTTACGGTCATTTTCTGGTTTTTGCTGGCCTACATTATGGCCGCTTTGGTGTGGTGGTTTGTAAGCCTCGATCAGCAAAACAACGACATGGCTCTACTGCGTTTATCGGAGCTGAACCCTGCTGCAGCAAACTATGCTGCCCGTAAAGCAGATGTGCTCGATTACCAGCGTCGCAAGCATGGTCAGTATGTAGGCGAGGGCATCATTTTTATGTTGCTCATTTGGGTAGGTGCGTTGTTTGTGTATTTAGCCACGAGAAGGTATTTACGATTGGGCCAGCAGCAGCAAAATTTTATGATGGCGGTGACGCATGAATTGAAAACGCCCATTGCCGTTGCCCGCCTCAATATTGAAACCATGCAGCGCCGAAAGCTCGACGATACACAGCGGGACCGGCTCTTGCAAATGACCCTTAACGAAACAGAACGACTCAACGATTTGTGCGATAATATTTTGCTGGC
The Phnomibacter ginsenosidimutans genome window above contains:
- a CDS encoding gliding motility lipoprotein GldH is translated as MMQRRINWKISVLSLLVTTLLLCSCKQVELYERLTNIPGAQWQRSFVPTYKFDITDTTRYYSVFVVLRHSNSYPYRNIWLNVGIRNPQDSMRTQAFDLPLAASDKWLGVGMDDIFERRVLLLPRPVKFNKTGSIEFTLQQQMRIDPLPHILQAGIRVEPVAE